In Helicobacter pylori, a single genomic region encodes these proteins:
- a CDS encoding MFS transporter — protein MNPQPATKKPLKSLLAASSGNLVEWYDFYAYAFLAPYFAKEFTHTNDPTLALISAFLVFMLGFFMRPLGSLFFGKLGDKKGRKTSMVYSIILMALGSFLLALLPTKEIVGEWAFLFLLLARLLQGFSVGGEYGVVATYLSELGRNGKKGFYGSFQYVTLVGGQLLAIFSLFIVENIYTHEQISAFAWRYLFALGGILALLSLFLRNIMEETMDNEATPQKETNVNNVKETQRGSLKELLHHKKALMIVFGLTMGGSLCFYTFTVYLKIFLTNSSSFSPKESSFIMLLALSYFIFLQPLCGMLADKIKRTQMLMVFAITGLIVTPVVFYGIKHATSVYEALFYEILALSSMSFYTCIAGVIKAELFPEHVRALGVGLAYAIANALFGGSASYVALEFKQHGFEAGFVGYVMASIVIFMVMVIIFPKKPIWNESVFI, from the coding sequence ATGAACCCCCAACCCGCCACCAAAAAACCCTTAAAATCCCTTTTAGCCGCTAGTTCAGGCAATTTAGTGGAATGGTATGACTTTTACGCTTATGCGTTCTTAGCGCCTTATTTCGCTAAGGAATTTACCCACACGAACGACCCCACTCTAGCGCTCATCTCAGCTTTTTTGGTTTTCATGCTAGGGTTTTTCATGCGCCCTTTGGGGAGTTTGTTTTTTGGTAAATTGGGGGATAAAAAGGGGCGTAAAACTTCTATGGTGTATTCCATTATCCTTATGGCGCTAGGCTCTTTTTTGCTCGCATTGCTCCCCACTAAAGAAATCGTAGGGGAATGGGCGTTCTTGTTTTTATTATTAGCCAGGCTTTTACAGGGCTTTAGCGTGGGAGGAGAATATGGCGTGGTCGCTACTTACCTCTCTGAATTAGGCAGGAATGGTAAAAAAGGTTTTTATGGCTCTTTCCAATATGTAACTTTAGTTGGAGGGCAACTCTTAGCTATTTTTTCACTCTTTATCGTTGAAAACATTTACACGCATGAGCAAATCAGCGCGTTCGCTTGGCGTTATTTATTCGCTTTAGGGGGTATATTAGCCCTACTCTCGCTCTTTTTGAGAAATATCATGGAAGAAACCATGGATAATGAAGCGACTCCCCAAAAAGAGACTAATGTAAATAATGTAAAAGAAACCCAAAGAGGCAGTTTGAAGGAATTGCTCCACCATAAAAAAGCCTTAATGATAGTTTTTGGACTCACTATGGGAGGGAGTTTGTGTTTTTATACTTTTACGGTGTATTTAAAAATCTTTTTAACCAACAGCTCATCATTCAGCCCTAAAGAAAGCAGTTTCATCATGCTTTTAGCGCTCTCTTATTTCATCTTCTTACAGCCCTTATGCGGGATGCTTGCGGATAAAATCAAACGCACCCAAATGCTGATGGTTTTTGCGATCACAGGGCTTATTGTAACGCCCGTTGTCTTTTATGGTATCAAGCATGCCACTAGCGTGTATGAAGCCCTATTTTATGAAATACTCGCATTGAGCAGCATGAGTTTTTACACTTGCATTGCTGGGGTCATTAAAGCGGAATTATTCCCTGAACATGTGCGAGCGCTTGGCGTGGGTCTAGCCTATGCGATCGCCAATGCGCTTTTTGGAGGGAGCGCGAGTTATGTAGCGTTAGAGTTCAAACAGCATGGTTTTGAAGCGGGGTTTGTGGGCTATGTCATGGCTAGTATTGTTATTTTTATGGTTATGGTTATCATATTCCCTAAAAAACCTATTTGGAATGAATCTGTTTTTATTTAA
- a CDS encoding flagellar hook-basal body protein, translating to MQNGYYAATGAMATQFNRLDLTSNNLANLNTNGFKRDDAITGDFLRLYQQYREQLPLEDQTKASAKYLNRNLNRVPILSEIYTDRSLGAFEGTHNPLDFALTSPNLYFAIQTNEGVAYTRDGHFSVDKDGFLVTLNGFKVLSRSGLNEKGEIMLMPDAEIEVDQNGGITFRDNEAQIQAGALALVSFSEPKNLKKIGQNLYIYQGEGVHQVSDSGALKQYMLEKSNVNAVREMSALIEINRFLDMYSKVLKTHQDDMNAEAINKLATKA from the coding sequence ATGCAAAATGGGTATTATGCGGCCACAGGTGCTATGGCGACACAATTTAACCGCTTGGATTTGACCTCTAATAATTTAGCTAATTTAAACACCAATGGCTTTAAAAGAGACGATGCAATTACAGGCGATTTTTTAAGGCTTTACCAACAATACCGAGAGCAACTGCCCTTAGAAGATCAAACCAAAGCGAGCGCGAAGTATTTAAACCGCAATCTCAATCGTGTGCCTATTCTATCAGAAATCTATACGGATAGAAGCCTTGGCGCGTTTGAAGGAACGCATAACCCCCTAGATTTTGCCCTAACAAGCCCTAACCTCTATTTTGCAATACAAACTAATGAGGGCGTCGCTTATACCAGAGACGGGCATTTTAGCGTTGATAAAGACGGCTTTTTAGTTACTCTTAATGGCTTTAAGGTGCTTTCACGCTCTGGCTTGAACGAAAAAGGAGAGATCATGCTCATGCCTGACGCTGAAATTGAAGTGGATCAAAATGGCGGAATCACTTTTAGGGATAATGAAGCCCAAATTCAAGCGGGCGCGTTAGCTTTAGTGAGTTTTAGCGAACCTAAAAACCTTAAAAAAATAGGGCAAAACCTTTATATTTATCAGGGCGAAGGCGTCCATCAAGTCTCTGACTCTGGTGCGTTAAAACAATACATGCTAGAAAAAAGCAATGTCAATGCGGTACGCGAGATGAGCGCTTTGATTGAAATCAACCGCTTTTTGGACATGTATTCTAAAGTGCTAAAAACCCATCAAGATGACATGAACGCTGAAGCGATCAACAAACTCGCTACAAAAGCTTAA
- a CDS encoding DUF3883 domain-containing protein: MAKHRNYEILNLIGYALAKFDNDFIKEFGFSTKNAFFEYCVQIGLADTIGVIKNRMDLFDYFFPNKRKGWWQKGDAYIHRKLWIDSLFKDEDAKGFSYIVKWFLQEQYGIKDLGVTPNAYLKTRYKSMQETGLEAELYFLNHYKNIKIFSCGHLKDMRLFGDGYDFYIQTNKQAFLVEVKGIREKQGTLRLTQKEYEQAQTYSHDYVLVVVLNLSEKPYLLSIANPLKHLEFKACERKQKSILEYHLIGQIK; the protein is encoded by the coding sequence ATGGCAAAACATAGAAATTATGAAATTTTAAATCTCATAGGCTATGCTTTGGCGAAATTTGATAATGATTTTATTAAAGAATTTGGTTTTTCTACTAAAAACGCCTTTTTTGAATATTGCGTCCAAATTGGCTTGGCTGACACGATTGGTGTTATCAAAAATCGCATGGATTTATTTGATTATTTTTTTCCTAACAAACGCAAAGGTTGGTGGCAAAAAGGCGATGCCTATATCCATAGAAAATTATGGATTGATAGCTTGTTTAAAGATGAAGACGCTAAAGGTTTTAGCTATATTGTGAAATGGTTTTTACAAGAACAATACGGAATCAAAGATTTAGGCGTTACCCCTAACGCTTACCTCAAAACCCGCTATAAAAGCATGCAAGAAACGGGTTTAGAAGCCGAATTGTATTTCTTAAACCACTATAAAAACATCAAAATATTCTCTTGTGGGCATTTAAAAGACATGCGTCTTTTTGGCGATGGGTATGACTTCTATATTCAAACCAACAAGCAAGCGTTTTTAGTGGAAGTTAAGGGGATTAGAGAAAAGCAAGGGACATTGAGATTGACCCAAAAAGAATACGAACAAGCGCAAACTTATAGCCATGATTATGTGCTTGTAGTGGTATTGAATTTGAGTGAAAAACCCTATCTTTTATCCATTGCTAACCCCTTAAAGCATTTAGAATTTAAGGCATGCGAGAGGAAGCAAAAAAGCATTTTAGAATACCACTTAATAGGGCAAATAAAATAA
- a CDS encoding elongation factor 4 has protein sequence MKTKAPMKNIRNFSIIAHIDHGKSTLADCLISECNAISNREMKSQVMDTMDIEKERGITIKAQSVRLNYTFKGEDYVLNLIDTPGHVDFSYEVSRSLCSCEGALLVVDATQGVEAQTIANTYIALDNNLEILPVINKIDLPNANVLEVKQDIEDTIGIDCSNANEVSAKAKLGIKDLLEKIITTIPAPSGDFNAPLKALIYDSWFDNYLGALALVRIMDGSINTEQEILVMGTGKKHGVLGLYYPNPLKKIPTKSLECGEIGIVSLGLKSVTDIAVGDTLTDAKNPTPKPIEGFMPAKPFVFAGLYPIETDRFEDLREALLKLQLNDCALNFEPESSVALGFGFRVGFLGLLHMEVIKERLEREFGLNLIATAPTVVYEVHLTDNSIKYVQNPSELPPENHIACIKEPFVRATIITPSEFLGNLMQLLNNKRGIQEKMEYLNQSRVMLTYSLPSNEIVMDFYDKLKSCTKGYASFDYEPIENREAHLVKLDVRVAGDVVDALSIIIDKNKAYEKGRALVETMKELIPRQLFEVAIQASVGNKIIARETIKSVGKNVTAKCYGGDITRKRKLLEKQKEGKKRMKAIGKVELPQEAFLAILKID, from the coding sequence ATGAAAACAAAAGCGCCAATGAAAAATATCCGCAATTTTTCCATTATCGCTCACATTGACCATGGCAAAAGCACTTTAGCGGATTGTTTGATTTCTGAATGCAACGCTATCAGTAACAGAGAAATGAAGAGCCAAGTGATGGACACGATGGATATTGAAAAAGAAAGGGGCATTACGATTAAGGCTCAAAGCGTGCGCTTAAATTACACTTTTAAGGGGGAGGATTATGTTTTAAACCTCATTGACACCCCAGGGCATGTGGATTTTAGCTATGAAGTGTCTCGCTCTTTGTGTTCGTGCGAAGGGGCGTTATTGGTGGTGGATGCCACTCAAGGCGTGGAAGCGCAAACCATTGCAAACACTTATATCGCTTTAGATAACAATTTAGAAATTTTACCGGTGATCAATAAAATTGATTTGCCTAATGCGAATGTTTTAGAAGTCAAACAGGATATAGAAGACACGATAGGGATTGATTGCTCCAATGCTAATGAAGTGAGCGCTAAAGCTAAGCTAGGCATTAAAGATTTGTTAGAAAAAATCATTACCACCATTCCTGCCCCTAGCGGTGATTTTAACGCTCCCTTAAAAGCGCTCATTTATGATTCATGGTTTGACAATTATTTAGGGGCGCTAGCGTTGGTGCGTATCATGGATGGGAGCATCAATACCGAGCAAGAAATTTTAGTGATGGGAACGGGTAAAAAACATGGCGTTTTAGGGCTATACTACCCTAACCCTTTGAAAAAAATCCCCACTAAGAGTTTAGAATGCGGCGAGATTGGCATTGTGAGTTTGGGGTTAAAGAGCGTTACTGATATTGCGGTGGGTGATACGCTCACAGACGCTAAAAACCCTACCCCTAAACCCATTGAAGGCTTTATGCCGGCTAAACCCTTTGTTTTTGCGGGGCTTTACCCTATAGAAACGGACCGGTTTGAAGATTTAAGAGAAGCGTTATTGAAACTCCAGCTTAACGATTGTGCTTTGAATTTTGAGCCTGAAAGCTCTGTGGCGCTTGGCTTTGGCTTTAGGGTGGGCTTTTTAGGGTTATTGCACATGGAAGTGATCAAAGAAAGGCTAGAGAGAGAATTTGGCCTTAACTTAATCGCTACCGCTCCCACGGTGGTGTATGAAGTGCATTTGACGGATAATAGCATCAAATACGTTCAAAACCCTAGCGAATTGCCCCCTGAAAATCATATCGCTTGCATCAAAGAGCCTTTTGTTAGGGCGACGATCATCACGCCGAGTGAATTTTTGGGTAATTTAATGCAGTTATTGAATAATAAAAGAGGCATTCAAGAAAAAATGGAATATTTGAACCAGTCTCGTGTCATGCTCACTTATTCCTTGCCGAGCAATGAAATTGTGATGGATTTTTATGACAAACTCAAATCTTGCACGAAAGGGTATGCGAGCTTTGATTATGAGCCGATAGAAAACAGAGAGGCTCATTTGGTGAAGTTAGATGTGAGAGTGGCAGGCGATGTGGTGGATGCGCTTTCTATCATTATAGATAAAAACAAGGCGTATGAAAAGGGGCGCGCTTTAGTGGAAACGATGAAAGAGCTTATCCCAAGACAGCTTTTTGAAGTCGCCATCCAAGCGAGCGTGGGGAATAAAATCATCGCCAGGGAGACGATTAAATCTGTCGGTAAGAATGTAACGGCTAAGTGCTATGGGGGCGATATTACACGAAAAAGAAAACTCTTAGAAAAGCAAAAAGAGGGCAAGAAACGCATGAAGGCTATCGGTAAGGTAGAGCTTCCCCAAGAAGCGTTTTTAGCGATATTAAAGATCGATTAG
- a CDS encoding 1-deoxy-D-xylulose-5-phosphate synthase — MILQNKTFDLNPNDIAGLELVCQTLRNRILEVVSANGGHLSSSLGAVELIVGMHALFDCQKNPFIFDTSHQAYAHKLLTGRFESFSTLRQFQGLSGFTKPSESAYDYFIAGHSSTSVSIGVGVAKAFCLKQALGMPIALLGDGSISAGIFYEALNELGDRKYPMIMILNDNEMSISTPIGALSKALSQLMKGPFYQSFRSKVKKILSTLPESVNYLASRFEESFKLITPGVFFEELGINYIGPINGHDLNAIIETLKLAKELKEPVLIHAQTLKGKGYKIAEGRYEKWHGVGPFDLDTGLSKKSKSTILSPTEAYSNTLLELAKKDEKIVGVTAAMPSGTGLDKLIDAYPLRFFDVAIAEQHALTSSSAMAKEGFKPFVSIYSTFLQRAYDSIVHDACISSLPIKLAIDRAGIVGEDGETHQGLLDVSYLRSIPNMVIFAPRDNETLKNAVHFANEHHSSPCAFRYPRGSFALKEGVFEPSGFVLGQSELLKKEGEILLIGYGNGVGRAHLVQLALKEKNIECALLDLRFLKPLDPNLSAIIAPYQKLYVFSDNYKLGGVASAILEFLSEQNILKPVKSFEIIDEFIMHGNTALVEKSLGLDTESLTDAILKDLGQER; from the coding sequence GTGATTTTGCAAAATAAAACTTTTGATTTAAACCCTAATGATATTGCAGGCTTGGAGTTGGTGTGTCAAACGCTACGGAATCGTATTTTAGAAGTGGTGAGCGCTAATGGGGGGCATTTAAGCTCTTCTTTAGGGGCTGTGGAGCTGATTGTAGGCATGCATGCCCTATTTGATTGCCAAAAAAACCCTTTTATTTTTGACACTTCGCACCAGGCTTACGCTCACAAGCTCTTAACCGGGCGTTTTGAAAGCTTTAGCACTTTAAGGCAGTTTCAAGGTTTGAGCGGCTTTACTAAACCCAGCGAGAGTGCATACGATTATTTCATTGCCGGGCATAGCTCCACTTCGGTGTCTATAGGCGTGGGGGTGGCTAAAGCTTTTTGTTTGAAACAAGCGTTAGGCATGCCTATCGCTTTATTAGGCGATGGGAGTATTAGTGCGGGGATTTTTTATGAAGCCTTAAACGAACTGGGCGATAGGAAATACCCCATGATCATGATTTTAAACGATAATGAAATGAGTATCAGCACGCCTATTGGCGCTTTATCCAAAGCCCTTAGCCAGCTGATGAAAGGCCCGTTTTATCAGTCTTTCCGCTCTAAAGTTAAAAAAATCTTAAGCACCTTACCTGAAAGCGTGAATTACTTAGCGAGCCGTTTTGAAGAATCTTTCAAGCTCATCACCCCGGGCGTGTTTTTTGAAGAACTAGGCATTAACTATATAGGGCCTATTAACGGGCATGATTTGAATGCGATTATTGAAACCTTGAAATTAGCCAAAGAGCTTAAAGAACCGGTGCTAATCCATGCGCAAACCTTAAAAGGTAAAGGCTATAAGATCGCTGAAGGGCGCTATGAAAAATGGCATGGGGTGGGGCCTTTTGATTTGGATACCGGCTTGTCTAAAAAATCCAAAAGCACGATTCTATCGCCCACTGAAGCGTATTCTAACACCCTTTTAGAATTGGCCAAGAAAGATGAAAAAATCGTAGGCGTAACCGCAGCGATGCCTAGCGGCACAGGATTAGACAAACTCATTGACGCTTACCCTTTGCGCTTTTTTGATGTCGCTATCGCTGAACAACACGCCCTGACTTCTAGTAGCGCTATGGCTAAAGAGGGGTTTAAACCTTTTGTGAGCATCTATTCTACTTTTTTGCAACGCGCTTATGATTCCATTGTGCATGACGCTTGCATTTCTAGCTTACCGATTAAATTAGCCATTGATAGGGCCGGGATTGTGGGCGAAGATGGCGAGACGCACCAAGGGCTTTTAGACGTGTCGTATTTGCGCTCTATCCCTAACATGGTCATTTTTGCCCCACGAGATAATGAGACTTTAAAAAACGCCGTGCATTTTGCTAATGAACACCATTCAAGCCCTTGCGCGTTCCGCTACCCTAGGGGGTCGTTTGCGTTAAAAGAGGGGGTTTTTGAGCCTAGCGGTTTTGTTTTAGGGCAAAGCGAATTATTGAAAAAAGAGGGCGAAATTTTACTCATTGGCTATGGTAATGGCGTGGGGCGGGCGCATTTAGTCCAACTGGCTTTAAAGGAAAAAAACATAGAGTGCGCGCTGTTGGATCTCAGGTTTTTAAAGCCCTTAGATCCAAATTTAAGCGCCATCATTGCCCCTTATCAAAAGCTCTATGTTTTTAGCGATAATTACAAGCTTGGGGGGGTGGCTAGCGCGATTTTAGAGTTTTTGAGCGAACAAAATATTTTAAAGCCTGTTAAAAGCTTTGAAATCATTGATGAATTTATCATGCATGGGAACACCGCTTTAGTGGAAAAATCCTTAGGCTTAGACACAGAGAGTTTGACTGATGCTATTTTAAAAGATTTAGGACAAGAGAGATGA
- the fliH gene encoding flagellar assembly protein FliH, protein MSLNSRKNLIQKDHLNKHDIQKYEFKSMANLPPKTNPNGASLETPNHPQEPLEKKAIENDLIDCLLKKTDELSSHLVKLQMQFEKAQEESKVLIENAKNDGYKIGFKEGEEKMRNELTHSVNEEKNQLLHAITALDEKMKKSQDHLMALEKELSAIAIDIAKEVILKEVEDNSQKVALALAEELLKNVLDATDIHLKVNPLDYPYLNERLQNASKIKLESNEAISKGGVMITSSNGSLDGNLMERFKTLKESVLENFKV, encoded by the coding sequence ATGTCATTGAATAGCCGTAAAAACTTGATCCAAAAAGATCATTTGAATAAGCATGACATTCAAAAATACGAATTTAAGAGCATGGCAAACTTACCCCCTAAAACTAATCCTAATGGCGCGTCTTTAGAAACGCCTAACCACCCGCAAGAGCCTTTGGAAAAAAAAGCGATAGAAAACGATTTGATTGATTGCTTATTAAAAAAAACCGATGAGCTTTCAAGCCATTTAGTGAAATTGCAAATGCAATTTGAAAAAGCCCAAGAAGAGAGCAAGGTTTTGATTGAAAACGCTAAAAACGATGGCTATAAAATCGGCTTTAAAGAGGGCGAAGAAAAAATGCGTAACGAGCTCACCCACAGCGTGAATGAAGAAAAAAACCAGCTTTTGCATGCGATCACGGCTTTAGATGAAAAAATGAAAAAATCACAAGATCATTTAATGGCTTTGGAAAAGGAACTGAGCGCGATTGCAATAGATATCGCTAAAGAAGTGATCCTTAAGGAAGTGGAAGACAACAGCCAGAAAGTGGCCCTTGCTTTGGCTGAAGAGCTTTTAAAAAACGTTTTAGACGCAACGGATATTCATTTAAAAGTCAATCCCTTGGATTACCCTTATTTAAACGAGCGTTTGCAAAACGCTTCTAAAATCAAATTAGAGAGCAATGAGGCTATTTCTAAAGGAGGCGTTATGATCACTAGCTCTAACGGGAGCCTTGATGGGAATTTGATGGAGCGCTTTAAAACGCTCAAAGAAAGCGTGTTGGAAAATTTTAAGGTGTGA
- the fliG gene encoding flagellar motor switch protein FliG, which translates to MATKLTPKQKAQLDELSMSEKIAILLIQVGEDTTGEILRHLDIDSITEISKQIVQLNGTDKQIGAAVLEEFFAIFQSNQYINTGGLEYARELLTRTLGSEEARKVMDKLTKSLQTQKNFAYLGKIKPQQLADFIINEHPQTIALILAHMEAPNAAETLSYFPDEMKAEISIRMANLGEISPQVVKRVSTVLENKLESLTSYKIEVGGLRAVAEIFNRLGQKSAKTTLARIESVDNKLAGAIKEMMFTFEDISKLDNFAIREILKVADKKDLSLALKTSTQDLTDKFLNNMSSRAAEQFVEEMQYLGAVKIKDVDVAQRKIIEIVQSLQEKGVIQTGEEEDVIE; encoded by the coding sequence ATGGCAACCAAGCTTACCCCCAAACAAAAGGCTCAATTAGACGAACTTTCCATGAGTGAAAAAATCGCTATTTTACTCATTCAAGTGGGCGAAGACACCACAGGCGAGATTTTAAGGCATTTAGACATTGACTCCATTACAGAGATTTCTAAGCAAATCGTGCAATTAAACGGCACAGACAAGCAGATCGGTGCGGCGGTTTTAGAGGAATTTTTTGCGATTTTTCAGTCTAACCAATACATCAATACCGGCGGTTTAGAATACGCCAGAGAGCTTTTAACCAGGACTTTAGGGAGCGAAGAAGCCAGAAAAGTGATGGACAAACTCACTAAAAGCTTGCAAACGCAAAAAAACTTCGCTTATTTAGGCAAAATCAAGCCCCAACAACTCGCTGATTTCATCATTAACGAACACCCTCAAACCATTGCCTTGATTTTAGCCCACATGGAAGCCCCTAATGCGGCTGAGACTTTGAGCTATTTCCCTGATGAAATGAAAGCCGAGATTTCTATTAGAATGGCGAATTTAGGCGAAATATCGCCCCAAGTGGTTAAAAGGGTTTCCACGGTGTTAGAAAACAAACTAGAATCGCTCACTAGCTATAAAATTGAAGTGGGTGGTTTAAGAGCGGTGGCTGAAATCTTTAACCGCTTAGGCCAAAAGAGCGCTAAAACCACGCTCGCTCGCATTGAAAGCGTGGATAACAAGCTCGCCGGTGCGATTAAAGAGATGATGTTCACTTTTGAAGACATATCCAAACTAGACAATTTCGCTATCAGAGAGATTTTGAAAGTAGCGGATAAAAAAGATTTGTCTTTAGCGTTAAAAACTTCTACCCAAGATTTAACCGATAAATTCTTAAACAACATGAGCAGCAGGGCAGCAGAGCAGTTTGTAGAAGAAATGCAATATTTAGGGGCAGTCAAAATCAAAGATGTGGATGTGGCCCAAAGGAAAATCATTGAAATCGTGCAGAGCTTGCAAGAAAAAGGCGTGATCCAAACCGGTGAAGAGGAAGATGTCATTGAATAG
- the fliF gene encoding flagellar basal body M-ring protein FliF, whose translation MDLKILLQRIVDFFIKLNKKQKIALIAAGVLITALLVFLLLYPFKEKDYAQGGYGVLFEGLDSSDNALILQHLQQNQIPYKVSRDDTILIPRDKVYEERITLASQGIPKTSKVGFEIFDTKDFGATDFDQNIKLIRAIEGELSRTIESLNPILKANVHIAIPKDSVFVAKEVPPSASVMLKLKPDMKLSPTQILGIKNLIAAAVPKLTIENVKIVNENGESIGEGDILENSKELALEQLHYKQNFENILENKIVNILAPIVGGKNKVVARVNAEFDFSQKKSTKETFDPNNVVRSEQNLEEKKEGASKKQVGGVPGVVSNIGPVQGLKDNKEPEKYEKSQNTTNYEVGKTISEIKGEFGTLVRLNAAVVVDGKYKIALKDGANTLEYEPLSDESLKKINALVKQAIGYNQNRGDDVAVSNFEFNPMAPMIDNATLSEKIMHKTQKILGSFTPLIKYILVFIVLFIFYKKVIVPFSERMLEVVPDEDKEVKSMFEEMDEEEDELNKLGDLRKKVEDQLGLNATFSEEEVRYEIILEKIRGTLKERPDEIATLFKLLIKDEISSDSAKG comes from the coding sequence TTGGATTTAAAGATATTATTGCAACGGATTGTTGATTTTTTCATCAAGCTCAATAAAAAGCAAAAAATCGCCCTGATCGCAGCGGGGGTTTTAATCACGGCTTTGCTTGTGTTTTTATTGCTCTATCCCTTTAAAGAAAAAGACTACGCGCAAGGGGGCTATGGGGTTTTATTTGAAGGATTAGACTCTAGCGATAACGCTTTAATCTTACAACACCTCCAACAAAACCAGATCCCTTATAAAGTCTCAAGAGATGACACCATTCTTATCCCTAGAGATAAAGTGTATGAAGAAAGGATCACTCTGGCTTCTCAAGGGATCCCTAAAACGAGTAAAGTGGGCTTTGAAATCTTTGACACTAAAGACTTTGGGGCGACTGATTTTGATCAAAATATCAAACTCATTCGCGCCATTGAGGGGGAATTGTCGCGCACGATTGAAAGTTTAAACCCCATTTTGAAAGCCAATGTGCATATTGCAATCCCTAAAGACAGCGTGTTTGTGGCTAAAGAAGTCCCTCCTAGCGCTTCGGTGATGCTCAAGCTTAAGCCTGACATGAAGCTTTCACCCACTCAAATTTTAGGGATCAAAAATTTAATCGCTGCAGCTGTGCCTAAACTCACGATAGAAAATGTGAAAATCGTGAATGAAAACGGCGAATCAATAGGCGAGGGCGATATATTAGAAAACTCCAAAGAATTAGCCCTAGAGCAATTGCATTACAAACAAAATTTTGAAAACATTTTAGAAAATAAGATTGTCAATATCTTAGCCCCTATTGTGGGGGGTAAAAACAAGGTGGTCGCAAGGGTCAATGCGGAGTTTGATTTCAGCCAAAAGAAAAGCACCAAAGAGACTTTTGATCCCAATAATGTCGTAAGGAGCGAGCAAAATTTAGAAGAAAAAAAAGAAGGCGCTTCTAAAAAACAAGTTGGCGGTGTGCCTGGGGTTGTGAGCAATATCGGGCCTGTGCAAGGATTGAAAGACAATAAAGAGCCAGAAAAATACGAAAAGTCTCAAAACACGACCAATTATGAAGTGGGTAAAACCATTAGCGAGATCAAGGGCGAGTTTGGCACTTTAGTGCGTTTGAATGCGGCGGTTGTGGTGGATGGCAAGTATAAAATCGCGCTCAAAGATGGGGCAAATACTTTAGAATACGAGCCTTTGAGCGATGAATCGCTTAAAAAAATCAACGCTTTAGTCAAACAAGCCATTGGTTATAATCAAAATAGAGGCGATGATGTGGCGGTGAGTAATTTTGAGTTTAACCCTATGGCGCCTATGATTGACAACGCCACTTTGAGCGAAAAAATCATGCACAAAACTCAAAAAATCTTAGGTTCATTCACGCCTTTAATCAAGTATATTTTGGTGTTTATAGTGCTATTTATTTTCTATAAAAAAGTGATTGTGCCTTTCAGCGAACGCATGCTAGAAGTGGTGCCTGATGAAGATAAGGAAGTGAAATCCATGTTTGAAGAAATGGACGAAGAAGAAGATGAATTGAACAAACTCGGCGATTTGAGGAAAAAAGTAGAAGATCAATTAGGGCTTAATGCAACCTTTAGCGAAGAAGAAGTAAGATACGAAATCATTTTAGAAAAGATTAGAGGGACCCTTAAAGAACGCCCTGATGAAATCGCCACGCTCTTTAAACTCTTAATCAAAGATGAAATCTCTTCAGACAGCGCGAAAGGTTAA
- a CDS encoding PAP2 family protein, with translation MAENSFKNVSTQPKPFFLLPVKTLFLLGGVFSAFFILIVGLVFFDYANSMDNAIFSLMRSNSSNPILDQTLRRVVFLGSSQFVLPLSLLVGVFLSLYRRNLVLGVWFVLSVILFEALLESLKHLFLHSVQWLSHSANFPSAIALSLTLFYGLLVLLIPHLITHQIFQNILSYSLFGLIFLIGLALIVLGVSFSSVLGGFCLGALGACFSIGIYLSVFQKI, from the coding sequence ATGGCCGAAAATTCTTTCAAAAATGTTTCCACACAACCCAAACCATTTTTCTTATTACCAGTTAAAACCCTGTTTCTTTTAGGAGGCGTTTTTAGCGCATTTTTTATCCTTATTGTTGGCTTGGTTTTTTTTGATTACGCCAATTCAATGGATAATGCCATTTTTAGCTTGATGCGTTCAAATTCTTCTAACCCTATTTTAGATCAAACGCTCCGACGCGTTGTTTTTTTAGGCTCTTCTCAATTCGTGTTGCCTTTGAGCTTGTTGGTGGGGGTGTTTTTAAGCCTTTATCGCAGAAATTTAGTGCTTGGGGTGTGGTTTGTGTTGAGCGTGATCTTATTTGAAGCCCTTTTAGAATCTTTAAAACACCTTTTTTTGCATTCTGTTCAATGGCTTTCGCACAGCGCTAATTTCCCTAGTGCTATTGCACTTTCTTTAACGCTATTTTATGGGTTGCTTGTTTTATTGATACCCCATTTGATCACGCATCAAATATTTCAAAACATTCTTTCTTATAGTTTATTTGGTTTGATTTTTTTAATAGGCTTAGCGCTCATTGTTTTAGGGGTGTCTTTTAGCAGTGTTTTAGGAGGGTTTTGTTTAGGGGCGTTAGGGGCTTGTTTTTCCATAGGGATTTATTTGAGCGTGTTCCAAAAGATCTAA